The Glycine soja cultivar W05 chromosome 6, ASM419377v2, whole genome shotgun sequence genome has a window encoding:
- the LOC114415489 gene encoding alcohol dehydrogenase 1 — MSSSTVGQVIKCKAAVSWEAGKPLVIEEVEVAPPQAGEVRLKILYTSLCHTDVYFWEAKGQTPLFPRIFGHEAGGIVESVGEGVTHLKPGDHALPVFTGECGECPHCKSEESNMCDLLRINTDRGVMIHDSQTRFSIKGQPIYHFVGTSTFSEYTVVHAGCVAKVNPAAPLDKICVLSCGICTGLGATINVAKPKPGSSVAIFGLGAVGLAAAEGARISGASRIIGVDLVSSRFEEAKKFGVNEFVNPKDHDKPVQEVIAAMTNGGVDRAVECTGSIQAMISAFECVHDGWGVAVLVGVPNKDDAFKTHPVNFLNERTLKGTFYGNYKPRTDLPSVVEKYMNGELELEKFITHTVPFSEINKAFDYMLKGESIRCIIRMGE, encoded by the exons ATGTCGTCGAGCACAGTTGGTCAAGTCATCAAATGCAAAG CTGCGGTTTCATGGGAGGCAGGGAAGCCACTTGTGATTGAAGAAGTAGAGGTGGCACCACCACAAGCTGGTGAAGTGCGTTTGAAGATCCTCTACACCTCTCTTTGCCACACTGATGTTTACTTCTGGGAAGCCAAg GGCCAAACTCCATTGTTTCCTCGTATATTTGGTCATGAAGCTGGAGG GATTGTGGAGAGCGTAGGTGAGGGTGTGACTCATCTCAAACCAGGGGACCATGCCCTCCCAGTGTTTACCGGGGAGTGTGGAGAATGCCCTCATTGCAAGTCAGAGGAGAGCAACATGTGTGATCTTCTCAGGATCAACACTGATAGGGGTGTCATGATCCATGACAGCCAAACAAGATTTTCTATAAAGGGACAACCTATTTACCATTTTGTTGGTACCTCCACATTCAGTGAATACACTGTTGTTCATGCCGGATGTGTTGCCAAAGTCAACCCTGCTGCCCCACTTGACAAAATTTGTGTTCTCAGTTGTGGAATTTGCACAG GTCTTGGGGCTACTATCAATGTTGCAAAACCAAAACCTGGTTCTTCTGTTGCCATTTTTGGACTTGGAGCTGTTGGCCTTGCT GCTGCTGAAGGGGCAAGGATTTCTGGTGCATCAAGAATTATTGGGGTTGATTTAGTTTCTAGCAGATTTGAAGAAG CTAAGAAGTTTGGGGTCAATGAATTTGTGAACCCAAAAGACCATGACAAGCCTGTACAAGAG GTGATTGCTGCAATGACGAATGGGGGTGTGGATCGTGCTGTTGAATGTACTGGCAGCATCCAAGCCATGATCTCGGCATTCGAATGCGTCCACGAT GGTTGGGGTGTTGCTGTACTTGTTGGAGTGCCAAACAAAGATGATGCATTCAAAACTCATCCAGTGAATTTCTTGAACGAGAGAACTCTAAAGGGTACCTTCTACGGAAACTACAAACCCCGCACTGATCTTCCTTCTGTTGTGGAGAAGTACATGAATGGG GAATTGGAACTGGAGAAATTCATCACTCACACAGTTCCATTCTCAGAGATTAACAAGGCTTTTGATTACATGCTGAAAGGGGAGTCCATCAGATGCATCATTCGAATGGGGGAGTAA
- the LOC114415490 gene encoding protein trichome berefringence-like 7 yields MEIWNSWWVLQIMQLLGLFSFWISFAKFRTLFSRAFGYGHKVVKGDCNAWIFVSFNGLVTVSSFIFFLLVLSWAYLYAIPSSQSLIRSHEIPNNSSDSFVQSHEIPNNSSDSFVQSHEIPNNSSDTLVQSYGVILKPNVSMDTCNVFEGSWVRDDSYPLYDASHCPFAERGFNCLANGRKDRGYTKWRWKPKNCEIPRFDVRGILERLRGKRVVFVGDSLSRTQWESMICLLMTGVEDKKSVYEIKGNKITKQIRFLGVRFSTFDVRIDFYRSVFLVRPGSVPRHAPQRVKTALRLDKIDDISHEWIDSDVLIFNSGHWWTRTKLFDMGWYFQVGNSLKFGMPINSGFNTALLTWASWVENTINTNRTRIFFRTFESSHWSGQNHNSCKVTQRPWKRTNGKDRNPISNMINKVVKNMSAPVTVLHVTPMTAYRSDGHVGTWSDKPSVPDCSHWCLAGVPDMWNEILLSYLLPKEGAY; encoded by the exons ATGGAAATATGGAATAGTTGGTGGGTTTTGCAAATTATGCAGTTGCTGGGTTTGTTTAGTTTTTGGATCTCATTTGCAAAGTTTAGGACTTTATTCTCAAGAGCTTTTGGTTATGGTCACAAAGTTGTGAAGGGTGATTGCAATGCTTGGATCTTTGTTTCCTTCAATGGTTTGGTCACAGTTAGTTCTTTCATATTCTTCCTCTTGGTCCTTTCTTGGGCTTATTTATATGCAATTCCCAGTTCTCAATCATTGATTCGGAGTCATGAGATTCCCAACAACAGTTCTGACTCATTTGTTCAGAGTCATGAGATTCCCAACAACAGTTCTGACTCATTTGTTCAGAGTCATGAGATTCCCAACAACAGTTCTGACACACTTGTTCAGAGTTATGGTGTGATTCTAAAACCCAATGTTTCAATGGACACATGCAATGTGTTTGAAGGAAGTTGGGTGAGGGATGATAGCTACCCTTTGTATGATGCTTCTCACTGCCCTTTTGCTGAAAGGGGTTTTAATTGCCTTGCTAATGGGAGAAAAGATAGAGGTTACACAAAATGGAGGTGGAAACCTAAGAACTGTGAGATTCCAAGGTTTGATGTCCGTGGAATACTCGAACGACTTCGTGGGAAAAGGGTGGTTTTCGTCGGCGATTCTTTGAGTAGGACGCAATGGGAGTCCATGATATGTTTGCTAATGACAGGAGTTGAGGATAAGAAGAGTGTCTATGAAATCAAAGGCAACAAGATCACAAAACAGATAAGGTTTTTAGGTGTGAGGTTTAGTACTTTTGATGTTAGAATCGATTTTTATCGATCAGTGTTCCTGGTGAGGCCTGGTTCTGTGCCTAGACATGCTCCCCAAAGGGTGAAGACTGCACTGAGATTGGACAAGATTGATGATATTAGCCACGAGTGGATTGATTCTGATGTTCTTATATTCAATTCAGGTCACTGGTGGACACGGACTAAGCTTTTTGACAT GGGCTGGTATTTTCAGGTTGGTAACTCACTGAAGTTTGGAATGCCAATTAACTCTGGTTTCAACACAGCTTTACTCACCTGGGCATCTTGGGTCGAGAATACAATTAATACAAACAGGACAAGAATATTCTTCCGCACCTTTGAATCATCTCATTGGAG TGGACAGAACCACAATTCTTGCAAAGTGACTCAAAGGCCTTGGAAGAGAACTAACGGCAAGGATAGAAACCCAATTTCAAATATGATCAACAAAGTTGTCAAAAACATGAGTGCTCCAGTAACAGTTCTGCATGTTACACCAATGACTGCATATAGAAGTGATGGACACGTGGGCACTTGGAGTGACAAGCCATCTGTGCCTGATTGTAGCCATTGGTGCTTAGCCGGTGTTCCTGATATGTGGAACGAAATTCTCCTCTCATATTTGCTACCTAAAGAAGGAGCATATTAG